The window gtgcaagcgggggaggggcaaagagaggtgaacagaggatctgatgcgggttctgcactgacaggctgacagcagcaagcctgatgtggggctcaaactcacaaaccccaagatcatgaccggagtcgaaccccaagatcatgacgctcaaccgactgagccacccaggcgccccatgctggCCTGGTTCTATGAGAAGGGATGAGACTCAGAGCGTGAACCATCTCCAAGCATTAAGGACATTCAGCGGTGCTGTGCTGGAGCTTTCTCATttcataaaatatcaaaatactcTCAGATCCTTCTCCAGGACACCTCCACCTTCTCACAACAAGCTTCTAAAGCGTTACCCCTGGGCCTGAGGGGCTTCAGAACTCTGCTGATGGGTAGGTTAGTATATATTTTTGGAATATCATCCCTAATTGTGGTTATTCCAAAGTTCCTTAATGGAATGCCTCTCCCTGGCCCTTGGGGTGTGAGCCTGCCTGCTCTTATCTTACTGACCAGCAGGTGGCAGCACAAAAGCGCTCAAAATTCAGCATTGCtggaaaaaaaggcacaaaaccTTCCTTGCTTCCATCTAACTTACAAAGGGACCCACCTGCCCGGCTTGCTGGAGGTGTCCTTGTTCACCTGCCCACCCACCACATCCCACTGGGTCTGGATGGAGCGACCAAAAGAAGAGGATGGCTCCATTTCTGGGAGCTCAATCCTGAGGAACTATAAGCTGATTTGGGAGAGATGGCATGTGGGGGCATTTAAGTGCTGTCCTGGAGATTTCTGCTCTAAAACCTGGTGTCATGTAATGCGATAATGTGTATGCCTAGTCTGTTGTCAGTGCTTGGCAGAAGTTAGCTGTTTATACCCTACCTCACcccatttaatctttataacaaaCCTACAAGGTAAGTCTTAGCAAAAACCGTTTTACAGACCAGGGTATTGAGGCGCAGGGGGGTGGCCTTGGTTGTTCCGTGTCACGGGGTGAGTGCATAGCCGTGCTGAGCTTTGAGGTCTCAGTGACCCAGAGTCCAGCTGCGTCCTCCTGCGCTGGCTGAGGAGACGCTTCACACTGAATCACAAACCTTCCTTCTCAACACGCACAACTACTCCTCAGGGAGAATGGAGGGCTGTACCTCCTGGGAGGCACAGGGTAGAGGACTGAGTAGATCCTGAGTTCTCCTGGAAGAGGAATGCTTTGCACACCAGGATGTGGGCGGGAAGGGGTGTTGAGGCATGAAGCTGGCCCCAGCTGTTGCGCTGGGAGGTAGAAGACCAGAGTTGTGTTCTATTTCTGCTATCccattgctgtgtgaccttgagtaggTCCTGACCCTCTCTGGGCTTTCCTTTCCTCATCTATGGATTAGAGCACCTCATGGGTCCTTGCTGGTTCTCACTCTCCAGGGAATCCAGAAGGGCACCAAACTCTTCATTAACTCAAAAAGGCCAAGGCTGCCACTATTCACCTCATGGGGTTCTTGCCGGGATTAAATGAGGCCACAAAGAGAAACGCTGGGTAGCCTGAGCAAAGCACGGCCCCGGCGCCAGGCCTCGGCCACCTGGAGCACTGCATGTGGCCTCAGGAAGCTGGTTTCTGCCCTGGCCCCGTCTTAGGCTCCACCTGTCACAGGTGGAGCTCTCCCGGAAGCAGATGCTAAGACGGAGTCAGGAATGCCAAGGAAGTAGAGGAAGCAGGCGGGGCGGGGCCGTCAGACTGGGAGGCAGGCCTGCCTCCATCTCTGCCGGGCAGCGGGGCTTGGGGGCAGATGTCCAAGCCCTGGCACCGCTGTCTTGCTTGGTCATGAGCTGGCCCTCCAAGTCTCCCATCTTCCTGCAAAGCAATTGGGCCGGAATGCAGAGACGGCCCCTAGAGGGCGCTGTCGACCACATGCACTCCTTGAAGGGCCGTCTGAGCATCGCGTTGCAGTGTCTGCCTCACCAGGAAAGGACTGCCCTGCCCTCTGGGGTGGGAAGTCCAGGCATCAGCACCCTCACTCCCTCAGGCCCCAGGCGGGCCTGGTGGGGAAGGGCTGCGTCGGAAGGGAACAGCAGCAACAGGTCAGAGCCCaggtgcacgtgtgtgcacaggTATGTGCGAGGGCCCGGTACCGGGCCCACACATGCGTGTGGAagtacgtgtgtgtatatgcatgtgtatccGAGGGCCCTGTATGGACGTGTGCGCATATCTTCACGCGtgttcaggtgtgtgtgtgtgcacatgtgcagcATCCTGTggccctctgggggaggggggctgccagCTCTGGGCACCTCTGACAGGTGGCGGCTTGGTCCGGCCACCTGGCTTCAACCCAGTCTCTGGGAAGCAGACTGGCAAAGTGAGGCAGAGCCCACAGCTAAAAGGAGACGTTGGCTCTGGGGTCAAGGCGGGAGCAGAGGCCCGTGGGCCACCAGAGGAGCAGCACTTACAAGATTTCTGGGGCCCAGGCTCAGCCCCTGACCCGTATGGTTTGTGCTCACCACAGGCCCTAGGTAGATCGTATTATTCTCCCCATTGTCTAGACAGCGTGTCCTCTGAATGCTTGCCTCTGCCGGGTCGGGCCGTGAGGACAGAGTCCGACTCGCCCTTCCCTGAGTCCAGTTCAGACCTGGATGGAGGGTGGGGCCTCCCCCCCTCAGACCCTCCCCTTGAGAATCTTCCTCTTGGAGGTAGGCATAGGCCCTGCCATGGGGACACCCACTGCGCAGGCCCCTCCCTGACCACAAATTCCTGGGAGACAGGTCCTTTGTCCCCCGCTCTGGGGGCAAGGGGGCCGAGAGCCCTCCCCACCGGGCCTGGTGCAGGGATGTAGCCCACCCCTGGGAGGCCCAGTGACGCAGGGCAGCagtggggaggctgcttgggCTGGGGGTGAGCCAGGGCCTGCGGAGGCCCCTCTGTCCGGGCCAGATGGCTGCCGGTTCCAGTGGGAGGAGCTGCCAGCTCGGCCGGTCAGTGTCCTGGCCCAGACTCCACGCTCTGCCCTTGTCCGGCTCGGGCCTTCAGGTGCCGTTTGCGGAGGGGCCAGTGAGGGGGCTTTCTTCGAGATGCCTGTTACCTGCACCCCTGCACACCAGGGCCCAGCCAGCCCCTCAGAGTCCCATCGCCACACTGACCAAGGCCCTGCAGGAGCCCAGGGAGGTGGCCTGCACGGTGGGGCCTTCTCCACCGTGTCCCCTTTTCCTCCATAGTTCATGCTGGATCAGCccctcattcattcgttcgttcacttgttcactcattcattcatccattcctcCATTCCTCCAACAAACAAATCAAGCGCCTAACGACATACCATCCCTGTTCTGGGCTCTGGAACCCCCTGGATGAACACGACAGAGTGGTCCCTGCTCTCGTGAAGCTGATGCTGGACTGGGGAAGATGAGAAAACTAGTAAGCAGGTGTAGGGGAGAGTGACTGAGACGGGGCTTTCTTTAGAAAAGgtcttcatggggcgcctgggtggcgcagtcggctaagcggccgacttcggctcaggtcatgatctcgcggtccgtgagttcaggccccgcgttgggctctgtgctgacagctcagagcctggagcctgtttcggattctgtgtctccctctctctctgaccttcccctgttcatgctgtctctccctgtctcaaaaataaataaacgttaaaaaaaaaagaaaagaaaagaaaaggtcttCAAAGAAGGTCtccctgtgtgtggggggggggggcatttgaAATGGGACTGGAAGAAGAAGGAGCCAGCCAGTCCCAatcctgggggtgggaggagcaggacGTTCCAGGTGGGGGAACCCTACTGGGGGAGGATGGGTGTGGGGGGGTCTGGTGTGCACTCCCTGACCCGAGGGGTAagggcaggggtgcagggtgTGGAGGGCTTGGGGGGAAGTTGGGGCCAGAACTCAAAGGCTTGTGGGCATTGGATTTAGGAgagtaataaaaacagaatgaacaTTCATAAAGCATTATGTCAGTCACCTGACATAAGCCAACTATTCCAACCTCCCCCAAATCCTATGATAAGTAGAGTtgttattattatcccatttcacagatgtggaaaccaTGCCCCTAAGAGATTAAATCACTTGCTCAGTGACACGCTGTGGGTCAGTGgcagagttggaatttctggggGGACAGCTGGTTCAAGAACCCTAACCGTTGGACCACACTGCCTCTGTGGATATGATTCCCTCACCTCCAACATAGACTTCTCCAGGAGGCCTTCCTGACCCCCGGGTTTGTTTCCTCAGCTTAAGCAACATATAACCGCACCATCCAGCCTAAAAAACCACGGGGGCACTCAAGAGGTCATCTTGTTTATGCCCCTGGCTCCAGGCAGATATGGTATTATAAGTCCCATCTTGAAGATGAGACAGCTGAAGCCAGAAGGGATTGGTCCGTGTCCAGAGTCGGTGAGGGAAGTATGGGAACCAGGGGTGTGGTCGAGGAGCAGTAATGGTTCAGTTGGACCCGAGCATGAGGAAAAGATAGGTGATGAGGGATGGGACCTGTCCACCAAGCTGAGGAGCCGGGGCTCTGGCGTGGagggtgggcagtgggggagaggggaagtcaCTGCCCAGTAAGCCCTGGGAGCAAATCCTGGCCTTGCCGAGTAACTTCGTGTGAGTCCtgtgccctctctgagcctgtttcccaCTCTGCACGATTTGGGGTTGGCACCTCTCCTAAGAACCCTCCAGGCCTTACATGGACTTACTCTGTGGCCACTGCTTTCTTACAGTCCCAGCAAAAAATGGAGCTCTGCTGGGTAGACACGGAATATCTTTAATGCCCTGATTTCCTTTTGACCGCGTGTGGCTTTGCTCTGAGGTATTCTGCCGGACCTTCTAGAGGCACGTGTCTCCGGGTGCTGGTTCACAAGGGAGCCTGGGTCGACATGCTCTCCTTTACCTTCAAGCCCTTCCTCTCGTGGAGCCCCGTCCAGGGCAGGCCGGCGTCGTGGGCCTGGGCCTGCGCGTGGCCCGGCTCTGAGGGCGATGGCATCGGTGGCATCAGAGGTATCAGCTCCTCCGAGGCCCCAGGGGAGGCACGAGGAGATTCGTCAGTGTCCAGGCTGGCATCGCTCCAGCCCTTGGAGCTATCGCTGTGGCCATCCGGACCAGCGGCTTCATCCTCGGGTATGGTGGCAATCTCGGCCGTGTCCTCCTCAAGGTTGGTGTCTGAGTTCCCTGCCAGGTGGCTGGCGGCCCCCTCAAACTTGCTGGCTGTGTGGACGTCTGCCGTATCCTCCCGCTTCTGCGCGGAGCCAGATGAAGGGGCGCCACGCAGCCCGGCCACAGCCTGGGCGGGTGTCTCAGCTCTGCCCTGGCCCATCCAGAAGAGGGCGAGCTCTTGGCGACAGGCGGCCACGGCCAGGCTGGTGAGCAGGGTGCTGGACACCAGGTACAGCAGGGCGGGCTGGCCCATCTGCATGAGGACCATGGCGACAAAAGTGACCAGCAGGCCCACGGCATAGGCCGCCGTGCAGGCCACAAAGTAGACCTGGCGGGAACGGACTTGCACATCAAAGCGATGACAGTAGGCCACCAGAAAGCCAGGGACCACAATGTCACCGAAGCCGAGGATGGAGAAGGGCTGGTCACACAAGGTCAAGGCTGAGAAGCTCAGCCAGGGCACTTTGAGCACCATGGGCAGCCTCTCGCGGCTCACGGAATCTACCGGGCCCGCCGCCACCCCCACCATGATGCTCTCGCCGGTCCTGGTGAGGAGGGGCGTGACGAAGACAAAGAAGACATCGAAGGCCAGCAGGGCCAGCAGGAAAGAGGCACAGCTCCTGAGCGTGGGCAGCCGCACGCGCCGCAGGACCAAAAGGCAGTAGGCCACGCCCAGCGCGTCCTGCAGGAGCCACGCCCAGCTGTCCTCGTTCCGGTGGGCGATCCAGAGGACGGTCACCGCCGCGCACAGGCCgcccagcagcagcaggggcagCTGCAGGCAGGCGCGGTGGCCAGGCAGGGGCCAGCGGTATCGCTGCAGGGGCAGGTGGCGCACCAGGGGGGCCAGGCAGCTGTAGAGGCCGGTGCCCGCCCCCAGGCCGAAGACGGCGATCATGACGTAGACAAAACAGTCGTAGGAAAAGTAGAGGAGCAGCATGATGGAGCAGGACAGGGTGACCACCGCGCCCGTCATGGCCGGCGTGAAGTCCACCGGCGCGccctcgtcttcctcctcctgtccccGCGGGGCGGCCACTGCTTCCTGCCGGTGGTGACCgccgggcccccctcccccccgggccCGGCGCCGCTGCAGCCGGTCAGCCTCGGTCAGGCCGGCCCAGTAGCCGCCAGCGGCCACGGTGCCCACGGCCAGGATGAAGGTGATCACCATGTTGTAGTCGAGGACGGGCTCCGGGGGCGCGTACAGGGCCACGCGGACCTCGGCGCTGCCGTGGGTGTGGCGGAGGATGTCAAGCATGTCGTTGTAGCGGAGCACGGCCACGGGGATGGTGAGGCCgggcaggggctggtgggggtcctggggcgccggggtggtgTCTGAACACTGCTGGCCGCCGACCCGGCTCACGATGAGCAGCCCGTGGGCGCCTTGGCCCTGAGCCAGCCGGCCCTTGGCGTAGAAGCTGCAGTTGCCCCTCATGACCATGGCGGTGGTGTGGCGGAGGGGCCGCCGGCGGGGGGCGCCGGGCCGGACCTGGCGGGAGGAGTCCTTGCCCGGGCACCAGGGTGCCGTGGTACCATCGTGCAGGGGCAGGAGTGGGGCGTGGTGCAGGTCCCGGGGCAGGGTGACATAGTCGGAGCTGAACAGGATGCAGTAGTCCTTGCTCCAATTTTCTGACACCACGTGGGCCACGCCATACTCCCCTCCGGCGGCGGTGTtggtgaggagaaggaggaggaggaggaggaggaagaatccCAGGAACGCCATCCTCCTCAGCCACCTACTGCTGCATCCCAACGCGGCAGCGGCTCCCAGCACggtcccctctcccagggggTGGGTGTGGCCCTCTGTCATAGAGCAGCCCTGCCTCCCGTCTGGGAAA of the Neofelis nebulosa isolate mNeoNeb1 chromosome 16, mNeoNeb1.pri, whole genome shotgun sequence genome contains:
- the SPPL2C gene encoding signal peptide peptidase-like 2C translates to MAFLGFFLLLLLLLLLTNTAAGGEYGVAHVVSENWSKDYCILFSSDYVTLPRDLHHAPLLPLHDGTTAPWCPGKDSSRQVRPGAPRRRPLRHTTAMVMRGNCSFYAKGRLAQGQGAHGLLIVSRVGGQQCSDTTPAPQDPHQPLPGLTIPVAVLRYNDMLDILRHTHGSAEVRVALYAPPEPVLDYNMVITFILAVGTVAAGGYWAGLTEADRLQRRRARGGGGPGGHHRQEAVAAPRGQEEEDEGAPVDFTPAMTGAVVTLSCSIMLLLYFSYDCFVYVMIAVFGLGAGTGLYSCLAPLVRHLPLQRYRWPLPGHRACLQLPLLLLGGLCAAVTVLWIAHRNEDSWAWLLQDALGVAYCLLVLRRVRLPTLRSCASFLLALLAFDVFFVFVTPLLTRTGESIMVGVAAGPVDSVSRERLPMVLKVPWLSFSALTLCDQPFSILGFGDIVVPGFLVAYCHRFDVQVRSRQVYFVACTAAYAVGLLVTFVAMVLMQMGQPALLYLVSSTLLTSLAVAACRQELALFWMGQGRAETPAQAVAGLRGAPSSGSAQKREDTADVHTASKFEGAASHLAGNSDTNLEEDTAEIATIPEDEAAGPDGHSDSSKGWSDASLDTDESPRASPGASEELIPLMPPMPSPSEPGHAQAQAHDAGLPWTGLHERKGLKVKESMSTQAPL